In the genome of Salmo trutta chromosome 18, fSalTru1.1, whole genome shotgun sequence, one region contains:
- the LOC115153070 gene encoding suppressor of cytokine signaling 5-like, translating into MEKVGKMWSNLRSRCQTLFHSDSAGPSAENSVVEEDGMHCVADLGRGGTSGEAQASRASSLSRSLLPLPVVTGGRRHNCVSNIPQMVERTTDRKDNEDARGVPGGVPMGRRDSYSRHAPWGGKKKHSCSTKTQSSMDTDRRSGRTRGAAGRRERRYGVNSIQEMDDSGDGGRSLSTRSLRQRLSDTVGLCLPLPPRRRSLSSSQTPTISKRKIHLTELMLETCPFPQGSDLANKWHLIKQHTAPVSPHSSTALLDAFDPAHPSPEDEEERLRERRRLSIEEGVDPPPNAQIHTLEALAQCSSLYKLGPKMAPGIAEASGEGTTASCSGGAAGSSGSSVQVLGGATAQLADCDSEEDSTTLCLQARRPKQRHASGDGHLSRNQSGPWKVHTQIDYIHCLVPDLLQITALPCYWGVMDRYEAEALLDGRPEGTFLLRDSAQEDYLFSVSFRRYNRSLHARIEQWNHNFSFDAHDPCVFHSSTVTGLLEHYKDPSACMFFEPLLTAPLHRTFPFGLQHLARAAICRRTTYDGIGALPLPPALQDFLKEYHYKQKVRVRWLEREPPLKVK; encoded by the coding sequence ATGGAAAAAGTGGGCAAGATGTGGAGCAACCTGAGGAGCCGATGCCAGACCCTCTTCCACAGCGACAGTGCGGGACCCAGTGCAGAGAACAGCGTGGTGGAAGAGGACGGTATGCACTGTGTGGCGGACCTGGGACGGGGAGGCACTTCAGGCGAGGCCCAGGCATCTCGGGCCTCCAGCCTTTCCCGAAGCCTCTTGCCGCTTCCCGTGGTTACTGGAGGACGACGTCACAACTGTGTGTCGAACATCCCCCAGATGGTAGAGAGAACCACAGACAGAAAAGACAATGAGGATGCAAGGGGGGTTCCTGGGGGAGTCCCTATGGGCCGGAGAGACTCGTACTCGCGCCATGCACCTTGGGGGGGCAAGAAAAAACACTCATGTTCCACTAAGACCCAGAGCTCCATGGATACAGACAGGCGGTCGGGGCGCACGCGCGGTGCCGCAGGGCGAAGGGAGCGTCGCTACGGGGTCAACTCCATCCAGGAGATGGATGACTCTGGAGACGGGGGGCGTAGTCTGAGCACCCGCTCCCTGCGCCAGCGGCTTAGCGACACAGTGGGCCTGTGTCTCCCCCTGCCCCCCCGCCGCcgctcactctcctcctcccaaACCCCCACCATCTCCAAGCGCAAgatccacctgacagagctgatgcTGGAGACTTGTCCCTTCCCCCAGGGCTCGGACCTGGCCAACAAGTGGCACCTGATCAAGCAGCACACAGCGCCCGTCAGCCCGCATTCCTCCACGGCTCTGCTAGATGCCTTTGACCCGGCCCACCCCTCCCCCGAGGACGAGGAGGAGCGTCTGCGCGAACGCCGCAGGCTCAGCATTGAGGAGGGAGTGGACCCCCCACCCAACGCCCAGATCCACACCCTGGAGGCCTTGGCGCAGTGCTCCTCTCTGTACAAACTGGGACCAAAGATGGCCCCCGGCATTGCAGAGGCCTCTGGGGAGGGCACGACGGCCAGCTGCTCAGGAGGGGCTGCTGGGTCGTCGGGCTCGTCGGTGCAGGTGCTCGGAGGGGCTACAGCCCAGCTGGCTGACTGCGACTCGGAGGAGGACTCCACCACCCTTTGCCTGCAGGCCCGGAGGCCTAAGCAACGCCACGCATCCGGGGATGGCCATCTGAGCCGGAACCAGTCTGGGCCCTGGAAGGTGCACACCCAGATCGACTACATCCACTGCCTGGTGCCGGACCTGCTTCAGATCACTGCGCTGCCCTGCTACTGGGGCGTGATGGACCGCTATGAGGCGGAGGCGCTGCTGGATGGACGGCCCGAGGGCACCTTCCTGTTGCGTGACTCGGCCCAGGAGGACTACCTGTTCTCGGTCAGCTTCCGCCGCTACAACCGCTCGCTGCACGCCCGCATCGAGCAGTGGAACCACAACTTCAGCTTCGACGCCCACGACCCCTGCGTGTTCCACTCGTCCACCGTCACGGGCCTACTGGAGCACTACAAGGACCCCAGCGCCTGCATGTTCTTTGAGCCGCTGCTCACGGCGCCGCTCCACCGGACCTTCCCTTTCGGCTTGCAGCACTTGGCCCGCGCCGCCATCTGCCGCCGGACCACTTACGACGGCATCGGTGCCCTGCCGCTGCCCCCGGCCCTGCAGGACTTCCTCAAGGAGTACCACTACAAACAGAAAGTGCGCGTGCGCTGGCTGGAGAGGGAGCCGCCGCTCAAGGTCAAATAG